From a region of the Castanea sativa cultivar Marrone di Chiusa Pesio chromosome 10, ASM4071231v1 genome:
- the LOC142612403 gene encoding ABSCISIC ACID-INSENSITIVE 5-like protein 3, which yields MVVSPNRGQGSLYNLTFDEVQSHLGNNICKPLNSMNLDELLRNVMSVEEGQLVQNTSSSSSALLFLKNLNLNGTLRKKTVDELWKEIVHKQHVNEMEREQSTLGETTLEEFLVRAGVISPQPIMAIDPMVMVSQQADWLQFQMAAVQQQNHHQQQQQQQMTVLDSSFNVSESVYENPVVDVGYSENQLALSMPMPAISSASSDSQVAAERKRRCSNEMMEKAIERRQKRMIKNRESAARSRARKQAYTNELETAVINLRDTNSLIKKRKEVDILLSSISTPMPKYQLRRTSSV from the exons ATGGTGGTGTCTCCAAATAGAGGTCAGGGGTCTCTGTATAATCTCACTTTTGATGAGGTTCAGAGCCATCTGGGCAATAACATATGTAAACCTTTGAATTCTATGAATTTGGATGAGTTACTAAGGAATGTGATGTCAGTGGAAGAAGGCCAGCTAGTGCAAAACACTTCTTCCTCATCGTCCGCATTGTTGTTTcttaagaatttaaatttgaatggaACTTTGAGGAAGAAGACGGTAGATGAGTTATGGAAGGAAATTGTTCACAAACAGCATGTGAATGAAATGGAAAGGGAACAATCAACTCTTGGAGAAACAACTCTCGAGGAGTTTCTAGTTCGTGCTGGTGTTATTAGTCCTCAGCCAATAATGGCAATCGATCCAATGGTTATGGTGTCTCAGCAAGCAGACTGGTTGCAATTTCAAATGGCAGCTGTGCAGCAACAAAATCAtcatcagcagcagcagcagcaacagatGACAGTTCTGGATTCAAGTTTTAATGTTTCTGAATCAGTGTATGAGAACCCAGTTGTGGATGTTGGTTACTCTGAGAACCAATTGGCTTTGTCGATGCCAATGCCAGCAATATCATCAGCATCTTCAGATTCTCAGGTAGCTGCTGAAAGGAAGCGAAGATGTTCAAATGAGATGATGGAGAAGGCTATTGAGAGGAGACAGAAGAGGATGATCAAGAACCGTGAGTCCGCTGCTAGGTCAAGGGCAAGGAAGCAG GCTTATACCAATGAGTTGGAGACTGCTGTGATTAACCTAAGGGATACAAATAGCTTGATCAAAAAGCGAAAG GAAGTGGATATACTCTTATCTTCAATTTCAACTCCCATGCCCAAATACCAATTGCGACGGACTAGCTCGGTTTAA
- the LOC142613545 gene encoding uncharacterized protein LOC142613545, with amino-acid sequence MTTRKPSSCCAICENSNQASICTVCVNFRLNEYHNLLRSQKSRRDYLYARLSEVVVAKGKADDQTNWKVLHKDKRSKLKEKLCSNKQQLEQGKARIERMSNDLKDKYGVLESALSMLEKYRVEQLGKYYPNLISTQTLGHMAITAERLHKQSVVIKQICKLFPLRRVIVDGERKDGSTVQYDQICNARLPRGLDPHSVPSEELAASLGYMVQLLNLVAQNLASPVLHNSGFAGSCSRIWQRDSYWDARPSSRGNEYPLFIPRQNYCSTSGENSWSDRSSCNFGVASMESERKPRLESSGSSSFNFSSASLHSAETHKDLQKGISLLKKSVACITAYYFNSLCLDVPSEASTFEAFAKLLAKLSSSKEVRSVFSVRMACSRSSKQVEQMNKSVWNVDSAISSITLLESAHALPTMKNICENLRNSAASYLYATELSDNGKNECLIEGWDIVEHPHFPPPPSQSEDVEHWTRAMFIDATKK; translated from the exons ATGACGACCAGAAAACCCAGTAGCTGCTGCGCTATCTGTGAGAATTCAAATCAAGCTTCTATTTGTACCGTTTGTGTCAATTTCAG GTTAAATGAGTACCACAATTTGTTAAGGTCGCAGAAGAGTCGCCGGGATTATTTGTATGCAAGATTGAGTGAAGTGGTTGTGGCAAAG GGAAAGGCAGATGATCAAACAAATTGGAAAGTGCTTCACAAAGACAAGCGCTCAAAGTTGAAGGAGAAGCTCTGTAGTAATAAACAACAACTTGAGCAAG GGAAGGCTAGGATTGAGAGGATGTCTAAtgatttaaaagataaatatgGTGTGCTTGAATCAGCCCTTTCTATG TTGGAAAAGTATCGTGTGGAACAACTGGGAAAGTACTATCCTAACCTAATTTCCACTCAGACCTTAGGGCAT ATGGCAATCACTGCTGAACGTCTTCATAAACAGTCCGTGGTCATAAAACAAATATGCAAATTGTTCCCCCTACGTCGG gtgaTCGTAGATGGTGAAAGAAAAGATGGGTCTACAGTTCAATATGATCAAATTTGCAATGCACGCTTACCAAGAGGACTTGATCCTCACTCTGTTCCATCAGAAGAGCTTGCTGCATCTTTGGG ATACATGGTGCAACTTCTAAATCTTGTTGCTCAGAACTTGGCATCTCCTGTGCTTCATAACTCTGGTTTTGCA GGTTCTTGCTCTAGAATATGGCAACGAGATTCTTATTGGGATGCACGTCCATCATCTCGAGG CAATGAATACCCCCTTTTTATACCACGCCAAAATTATTGCTCCACTAGCGGGGAAAACTCATGGTCTGATAGAAGCTCATGTAATTTTGGTGTTGCTTCAATGGAATCTGAGAGGAAACCACGCCTGGAATCTTCTGGAAGTAGtagctttaatttttcttctgcTTCTCTGCATTCTGCTGAAACACATAAGGACTTGCAGAAAGGGATTTCACTTCTCAAGAAAAGTGTGGCATGCATAACTGCATACTATTTTAACTCGCTATGTTTGGACGTCCCTTCCGAGGCATCTACTTTTGAAGCATTTGCAAAGTTATTGGCCAAACTATcttcgtccaaggaagttcgaTCTGTTTTCTCTGTGAGAATGGCTTGTTCAAG GTCGAGTAAACAAGTTGAACAAATGAACAAATCTGTATGGAATGTGGATTCTGCCATTTCGTCAATCACTCTACTGGAAAGTGCACATGCATTGCCTACAATG AAAAACATTTGTGAGAACCTTCGAAATTCTGCTGCCAGTTATCTTTATGCCACTGAATTGTCTGATAATGGAAAGAATGAATGCCTCATTGAAGGATGGGATATTGTGGAGCATCCCCACTTTCCTCCTCCCCCATCACAATCAGAGGATGTTGAGCATTGGACTCGAGCCATGTTCATTGATGCCACAAAGAAATGA
- the LOC142613377 gene encoding uncharacterized protein LOC142613377: protein MESKKGFVDVKVKVVNEEGLLLTCALGSVATLLTSALLTTHLISQDPFGVLLSTRPKSEGDYDSKCHPEVVDGEEDGGEGNDKDDGDGGFGEGEEELSSEEGGGYGKNPNNNGGNSKKGSEGQADGAGEENAEGEEEGNDNEHNDDDDDDDDDDDNNDDNEEDEDNDDDEAGGEDEEETVEEEEPEDAEEDEEEALPPPKKRKK, encoded by the exons ATGGAGAGTAAAAAGGGGTTCGTTGACGTTAAGGTTAAGGTTGTTAACGAGGAGGGTTTGTTGCTAACGTGCGCTTTGGGATCTGTAGCTACTCTGCTTACCTCAGCTTTGCTTACGACTCACCTAATCTCTCAA GATCCTTTTGGGGTGTTACTTAGTACTAGACCCAAAAGTGAGGGTGACTATGACAGTAAGTGTCACCCGGAAGTAGTTGATGGTGAGGAAGATGGTGGTGAAGGCAATGACAAAGATGATGGGGATGGTGGCTTCGGAGAAGGTGAAGAGGAGCTGTCTTCTGAAGAGGGAGGGGGTTATGGAAAAAATCCCAACAACAATGGGGGCAACTCTAAGAAGGGGTCTGAAGGACAGGCTGATGGAGCTGGGGAAGAGAATGCAGAAGGCGAGGAAGAGGGAAATGACAATGAacataatgatgatgatgatgacgacgacgacgatgATGACAACAATGACgacaatgaagaagatgaagacaatgatgatgatgaagctGGGGGCGAGGATGAGGAAGAAACTGTGGAAGAAGAGGAGCCAGAGGATGCTGAAGAGGATGAAGAAGAGGCCCTTCCACCCccaaagaagaggaagaagtaa